In Miscanthus floridulus cultivar M001 chromosome 8, ASM1932011v1, whole genome shotgun sequence, the sequence TTTAGATTCCTACCCTACCTTGCTGGTTGCTACCGCCTAGCGCCTGCCTCCTCGGTTGGAACTGTCGATTGTTGCATAGGGAATCAGGAATCGGATCACGTAAGAGGTGAGATTAGGGCCCTTGTGAGGTGTGATTTGCCGCCCGCTCTGTCGCTCTGCTCTGCTGAAAGTGGACGCCGCGTCGCCGCCAGGCCCCGCCACGCGACATGCGCCCACGTAGGAAAGGAAAGGCCGAAGGTCGTGTACTCGTATGACTCCAGGCTCGCGTCTCGTGCGCTGTGATCACAGTAGTCGAGGAGTCGGGGATCTGGCTACTGGCGTCTACGTATTATTAGTGTATACATACATGGGTTGGGGCCCATCGGAGGCCTGGGCCTGGGACGATCGTCTATCAACCCCcacacacccacccacccacccccaCCACAGGCCCGGGCCTGCTGATTTTATAGATGCACAGTATGTTGTCTTGGAAGAAAGCTATCAATGCCATATAAAAAGAGGATAATCACCTTTGTCATGTCTCATGTGAACTTGCTTTTTCTTATTAACTGTTCAGGCGACACTGCTGACGTGCTGTATCCTTAAGTTTTCTACTCTGTACGTACATATACATGCTGCGACTGCGGTAGAAGTTACAGTAGTACTCAAACTTGCAAAGCGATACGGAAACAGGTCATGGATGGTGAGCATTCTCTCCGTAGTTGGTATGAACAACTGCCGTACTGAGTACGTGCACCGACAAGATCTTGAAGCACTGTTTGAGATTGCAGGATGACAAACCGGAAAAACAAAGTGAACGCTGCGAGAATTACAGGAATTTCAGAAGCCACTCCTCAAACCATCGTGAAGAAGCTCAGCTCACAAAATTCAGAAACGCACATCTCTCTATACCTCCGATCGATCTAGTCATCCATTCATTACAAGATCATTATCACACATCAGTTGAAGTTTCCATCAACTAAAACTAATTAAACAAACATTCCTGAAACGAAGTAACATCACATCCGGAGCTAATTAAGTGATCACTAAACCGACACCGTACGTGCATGCAGCAGCCACCTAGCTAACTTGTGATCGAGCTGTGATGGACTGCAGCCTACTTGGGCTTGGGCTTGGTGGCAGGCATGCCCTTGCCGCCGGCCTGATGAGAAGACGGCGGAGCGGCGTCGACGCCGGGCTTGGGCGAGACGCGGTTCCCCGCTGCCGCGTTGCCCTTGCTGTtgttgctgccgccgccgccaccaccgccaccaccggcgGCGGACTTGGCGAGGCGGTGCTTGAGCTCGGAGAGCAGGGCCTGGTTCTCCTGGTTCAGCAGCAGGGCCGCCTTGCGCAGCCGCTCGTTCTCCTTCATGATGTAGCAGTTCTGCAGGTACAGCTTCGTGTTCAGCCTCTCCATGGCTGCTACAGCCGCCTGCACCGCAACACCACATCAGCTAGCTGCATTGACATGAATTCATGCCATGCATATGCATGGCCACGCGGCTAAAAgggcaaaagaaaagaaaaagatgcTGCTTCTCTGCTCATGACAATTGCATAATCACCGGCATATTAAAAAAAGCGAGTTGTCATCTCAGACGCATTAACAAATCGACGGATGCATGCATAAATAAAGAGAACAAGAGAAGCAAGCTAGAAGCAAACAAAAAGGAAGATGGCATCCATCCATCTCTCCATAGAACGGTCGAGCGTGTGACCGCGCAATGTGACACCATGAAAGCCAAGGAAGCAGAGCTGAGCACACACACTAGCAAAATTAGAGAGTGGTGCTGAGCCTGAGGGGCATCGACCTTGTGCtagctgtggtggtggtggtggagccgTTGCTCGCCCggtgaccttggcctaaagcagGGAGACGCTGGTGAGATGAGACTGTCGGATGTTTGTGGGGGCAGGCTCACGGTAAAAAGGGAGGAGTTGGGGAAGGGTTTGTGTGCTCGGTGTGGCCGGGGCGGTGGAGCTTATTTATAGGCTCGTCCCTCTCCTACTTCAATAGGCGGCGCCGTTTCTCTTCTCATATGTGT encodes:
- the LOC136473794 gene encoding protein LITTLE ZIPPER 4-like, with the protein product MERLNTKLYLQNCYIMKENERLRKAALLLNQENQALLSELKHRLAKSAAGGGGGGGGGSNNSKGNAAAGNRVSPKPGVDAAPPSSHQAGGKGMPATKPKPK